A section of the Acanthochromis polyacanthus isolate Apoly-LR-REF ecotype Palm Island chromosome 1, KAUST_Apoly_ChrSc, whole genome shotgun sequence genome encodes:
- the spata7 gene encoding spermatogenesis-associated protein 7 homolog, with product MGYAECSVIMDSRIESVSSGLGCSPSTRGQSLKSSPFCPRSSSKLTQSIIKDHMVSHYKKVYSAKAAVDASVPKSLLYSVKYNDQIRQERLRKGGRPHSAQSLSQRTSRTSCSSAQSRLSVQYDDSPYLCSRSSMVSSPRFSTSFNAKQIVYPSCKVNSHHIRPASEIEYRSPEAAVRRKQSTCSLGASGDQSCYKTFQDPVQKTYSGDLLQKHSQHFTGVKPFTPKTLKSDKSSYLSKYRYYRAPQGKPTQDCGSSRLKRQETYHGSTKNKEHTREFDEPSQEFITEHEWSEDEFNGTYLSSSRHQSRAAKSRERYFFDSSPRFSPERGKSPNLRNISAEEEELMYLEFISAVTEDILSRGHISERVLDRVINRHIDMNLHKLDEGKMRHLLEVLRKDFEEPANISSTQLEKKNDLLDTLLPYLESGGKQVKTKENNDLFPYASLIKSYDCPDYAHPLLLSTPLHSPETTTLATEINENHKEGDEDEEKGSPLLSEHVTDNTGNSEEDFRHIDTAATCCVSNENHEYANTNDQEQPENRSDGQCEELEDLGRRLSESLHVSSNTHCENTETVSEQHTNTVASVSDDEF from the exons ATGGGATACGCTGAGTGTAGCGTTATCATGGACTCGAGAATAG AGAGTGTATCATCTGGACTGGGGTGCAGTCCCTCTACAAGAGGACAGAGTCTAAAAAGTAGCC ctttCTGTCCTCGCTCCTCCAGCAAGTTGACACAGTCCATCATTAAGGACCACATGGTGTCTCATTACAAGAAAGTTTACTCGGCGAAAG CTGCCGTTGATGCCTCAGTACCGAAAAGCCTGCTGTATAGTGTGAAGT ACAATGACCAAATCAGACAGGAGCGGCTGAGGAAAGGGGGTCGTCCCCATTCTGCTCAGTCTCTCTCACAGAGGACCAGCAGAACTTCCTGCTCCTCAGCCCAG AGTAGattatctgtgcagtatgaTGACAGCCCCTACCTCTGTTCGAGGAGCTCCATGGTGTCCAGTCCGAGGTTCAGCACCAGCTTTAATGCCAAGCAGATAGTTTATCCATCCTGTAAAGTCAATTCTCATCACATCCGCCCGGCATCAGAAATTGAGTACCGAAGTCCAGAGGCAGCTGTTAGGAGAAAGCAGTCGACATGTTCACTGGGAGCTTCAGGAGATCAGAGTTGCTACAAGACATTCCAGGACCCTGTCCAGAAGACTTACAGCGGAGACTTGCTCCAGAAACATTCACAGCACTTTACCGGAGTCAAACCATTCACTCCCAAGACTCTGAAATCAGATAAGAGTTCATATCTGTCAAAATATCGCTATTACAGAGCACCACAAGGGAAACCTACTCAGGATTGTGGCAGCTCAAGACTGAAGCGACAGGAGACGTATCATGGAAG caCAAAAAACAAGGAACACACACGGGAATTTGATGAGCCATCTCAG GAATTTATTACAGAGCATGAGTGGTCTGAGGATGAGTTCAATGGCacatatttatcatcatcaaGGCATCAGAGTCGAGCAGCCAAGAGCAGAGAGCGTTACTTCTTTGACTCCTCACCAAG GTTCTCGCCAGAACGAGGAAAATCTCCCAATTTGAGGAATATATCGGCAGA GGAAGAAGAATTGATGTACCTTGAATTCATTTCTGCTGTAACAGAGGATATCTTGTCCAGGGGGCATATCtctgaaag GGTCCTAGACCGGGTGATAAACCGACATATTGACATGAATCTACATAAGCTTGATGAG GGTAAAATGCGCCATCTTCTGGAAGTGCTGCGTAAAGATTTTGAAGAACCAGCCAACATCTCCAGTACACAGCTTGAAAAAAAGAACGATCTGCTCGATACACTGCTGCCATATCTGGAATCAGGGGGGAAACAAgtaaaaaccaaagaaaacaatgaCTTGTTCCCTTATGCGTCACTGATCAAAAGCTACGATTGTCCAGATTATGCTCATCCCTTGCTGCTGTCTACACCTCTTCATTCTCCGGAAACAACAACTTTGGcaactgaaataaatgaaaaccacAAGGAGGGTGATGAGGATGAGGAAAAGGGCTCGCCTTTGCTGAGTGAGCACGTTACCGATAACACAGGAAACAGTGAGGAGGACTTCCGGCACATTGACACAGCTGCAACCTGCTGTGTCAGCAATGAAAACCATGAGTACGCCAACACAAACGATCAAGAACAACCCGAGAACCGTTCCGATGGACAATGTGAGGAGCTGGAGGATCTGGGAAGACGTTTGTCAGAGTCGCTGCATGTGTCTAGCAATacacactgtgaaaatacagagaCTGTCAGTGAGCAACATACAAATACAGTCGCttctgtcagtgatgatgagttCTAA